From the genome of Danio aesculapii chromosome 16, fDanAes4.1, whole genome shotgun sequence, one region includes:
- the si:dkey-23o4.6 gene encoding retinol dehydrogenase 12 → MRDPGTSSDGVNYGAVLALLAISFMLLRKWIAGGVCKSHARLDGKTVVITGANTGIGRETAKDMAYRGARVVMACRDLTRAENAAEYIRHSTGNGNVVIRHLNLASLYSVREFAKEFIATEERLDILINNAGVMMCPKCVTEDRFETQLAVNHLGHFLLTNLLLGMLKRSSPSRVVNVSSIAHVGGKIEFDDLFFDKRPYSPFVSYKQSKLANVLFSRELARRMKGTGVSSYCLHPGVIRTDLSRHILSWFPMLKTILSLPSMLLMKTPWQGAQTTIYCAVTEGLESKSGCYFSDCAEKDPAPEGKDDLVARRLWEESVRLVGLNNRH, encoded by the exons ATGAGGGATCCGGGCACATCATCTGATGGAGTGAACTATGGCGCTGTCCTCGCGCTGCTGGCGATCA GCTTTATGCTGCTGCGGAAATGGATAGCTGGTGGGGTCTGCAAAAGTCATGCTCGTCTGGATGGAAAGACAGTTGTGATCACTGGTGCCAACACTGGGATTGGAAGGGAAACAGCAAAAGACATGGCTTATAGAG GGGCTCGAGTGGTGATGGCCTGTCGGGACCTGACTCGAGCTGAAAACGCTGCTGAATATATTCGTCACTCCACTGGAAATGGTAATGTAGTCATCAGACACTTAAATCTGGCTTCTCTTTATTCCGTCCGTGAATTTGCCAAAGAGTTCATAGCCACAGAAGAACGACTGGACATACTCATAAACAATGCAG GTGTCATGATGTGTCCAAAGTGTGTCACTGAAGATAGATTTGAAACACAGTTGGCGGTCAATCACTTGGGACATTTTCTTTTGACCAATCTACTGCTAGGAATGCTGAAGAGATCCTCACCCAGCCGTGTGGTTAACGTGTCCAGTATTGCACATGTTGGTG GAAAGATTGAATTTGATGACCTGTTCTTTGACAAAAGGCCTTACAGTCCTTTTGTGAGCTATAAACAGAGTAAACTGGCCAATGTGCTTTTCTCCAGAGAACTTGCCCGAAGGATGAAAG GTACTGGAGTCTCTTCGTACTGCTTGCATCCAGGAGTGATTCGAACGGACCTGAGTCGCCATATTCTGTCTTGGTTTCCCATGCTGAAAACTATACTATCTCTGCCCTCCATGCTGCTGATGAAGACTCCCTGGCAGGGAGCACAGACCACGATCTACTGTGCTGTTACTGAGGGCTTAGAGAGCAAGTCTGGTTGCTACTTCAG TGACTGCGCTGAAAAAGACCCTGCTCCAGAAGGAAAAGACGATTTGGTGGCAAGAAGGTTATGGGAGGAAAGCGTTCGGCTGGTCGGACTGAACAACAGGCACTGA